One Triticum dicoccoides isolate Atlit2015 ecotype Zavitan chromosome 4B, WEW_v2.0, whole genome shotgun sequence genomic window carries:
- the LOC119295224 gene encoding disease resistance protein RPM1-like yields MAEAVLIAVTKIGDILLEEATKGIIAKLSEKVTNLKELPVKVEEIKKQLTMMGNVIRQIGTVYLTDDVVKSWIGDVRRVAYHVEDVMDKYSYNLLQLQEEGFLKRFFIKGTHYVRVFSEITDEIVEVEKEIQLVIKMKEQWLQPSQLVANPLTEMERQRSQDSFPEFVKDGDLVGIEYNRIWLTSLLYSEEPEPENTVITVSGMGGLGKSTLVSNVYEREKINFPAHAWIVVSQVYTVDALLRKLLWKIGYTEQPLSAGIDKMDVHDLKKEIQQRLQNRKYLIVLDDVWEQDVYFQIHDALQDLPGSRIIITTRKDHVAGISSPNRHLELEPLSKSDAFDLFCRRAFYNRKGHMCPKDLEMIATSIVDRCHGLPLAIVTIGGMLSSRQRLDIWTQKYNQLRSELSNNDHVRAILNLSYHDLPDDLKNCFLYCSLFPEDYHMSRESLVRLWVAEGFVVRKEKNTPEMVAEGNLMELIHRNMLEVVENDELGRVSTCKMHDIVRELAISVAKEERFASADDYATMILVQQDKDVRRLSLCGWKDDTAVKVKLPHLRTVLSLGATSPCRGMLSSILSESNYLAVLELQDSEITEVPTSIGSMFNLRYIGLRRTKVRSLPDSIENLSNLHTLDIKQTQIEKLPRGVVKIKKLRHLLADRYADEKQAEFRYFIGVQAPKELSNLEELQTLETVESNPDLAEQLKKLMQLRSVWIDNISADDCANLFATLSTMPLLSSLLLSAKDAKEALCFEALKPNSTYLHRLITRGQWAKGTLNCPIFLKHGINLKYLAISWCHLGEDPLGMMAPHMPNLTYLRLNNMHSAKTLVLSKDSFPNLKTLVLKHMHDVSELKIVDGALPCIDGLYIVSLSKLNKVPQGIESLGSLKKLWLLGLHKDFRTQWGTEGMHPKMVHVPELRV; encoded by the coding sequence ATGGCCGAGGCGGTACTCATTGCTGTGACGAAGATTGGTGACATTTTACTAGAAGAAGCCACCAAAGGCATCATAGCTAAGCTTTCTGAAAAAGTTACTAATCTGAAGGAACTGCCGGTAAAGGTTGAGGAAATAAAGAAGCAACTGACCATGATGGGCAATGTTATAAGGCAGATAGGCACGGTATACCTCACGGACGACGTTGTCAAGAGTTGGATTGGGGATGTCCGCAGGGTGGCCTATCATGTTGAAGATGTAATGGATAAATACTCATACAACCTTCTTCAACTTCAGGAAGAAGGGTTCCTGAAGAGATTCTTCATCAAAGGAACACATTATGTCAGAGTTTTCAGTGAAATTACGGATGAGATAGTTGAGGTAGAGAAGGAGATTCAACTAGTTATAAAGATGAAAGAGCAGTGGTTGCAGCCCTCCCAGCTTGTCGCTAACCCACTTACTGAGATGGAAAGGCAGCGGTCCCAAGACAGCTTCCCAGAATTTGTCAAAGATGGAGATCTAGTAGGAATTGAATACAACAGGATATGGCTGACCAGCTTGCTGTACTCCGAAGAGCCAGAGCCAGAGAATACCGTCATAACAGTATCTGGCATGGGTGGGTTGGGAAAATCTACCCTTGTTTCAAATGTTTATGAACGTGAAAAGATCAACTTCCCCGCACATGCATGGATCGTTGTGTCACAAGTTTACACTGTTGATGCCCTGTTGAGGAAGCTATTATGGAAGATCGGATATACCGAACAACCATTGTCAGCAGGTATTGACAAAATGGACGTGCATGACTTGAAGAAGGAAATACAGCAGAGACTTCAAAACAGAAAGTATTTGATTGTACTGGATGATGTCTGGGAGCAAGATGTATACTTCCAGATACATGATGCTCTCCAGGATCTCCCAGGAAGTCGGATCATCATTACGACACGGAAGGACCATGTCGCCGGAATTTCTTCTCCCAACCGTCATCTTGAGCTCGAGCCATTGAGCAAGTCTGATGCATTTGACCTCTTCTGTAGAAGAGCTTTTTACAACCGGAAGGGCCACATGTGCCCCAAGGATCTTGAGATGATTGCTACTTCTATAGTTGATAGGTGTCATGGTCTGCCTCTAGCAATTGTTACCATTGGTGGCATGTTGTCTTCAAGACAGCGATTAGACATTTGGACTCAAAAATACAATCAGCTTCGAAGCGAGTTGTCAAACAATGATCATGTCCGAGCAATTTTAAATCTGAGCTACCATGACCTTCCAGACGACCTCAAAAACTGTTTTTTATACTGCAGTCTATTCCCTGAAGACTATCACATGTCACGTGAAAGCCTTGTGCGGCTGTGGGTTGCCGAAGGCTTCgtggtaagaaaagaaaagaaCACACCAGAGATGGTAGCTGAGGGGAATCTCATGGAATTGATCCACCGCAATATGCTTGAGGTTGTGGAGAATGATGAGCTTGGTAGAGTTAGCACCTGTAAGATGCATGATATTGTGCGTGAACTAGCGATTTCTGTTGCTAAAGAAGAGAGATTTGCTTCAGCAGATGATTACGCCACAATGATATTGGTACAGCAGGATAAGGATGTTCGTCGTCTGTCATTATGTGGATGGAAAGATGACACTGCAGTGAAAGTTAAACTTCCACATCTTCGAACAGTACTGTCACTTGGAGCAACTTCACCCTGCCGTGGCATGTTATCTTCTATTTTGTCAGAATCCAACTACCTTGCTGTTCTTGAGCTGCAAGACTCTGAAATCACTGAAGTGCCAACATCAATAGGGTCTATGTTCAATCTACGTTACATCGGATTACGGCGCACCAAGGTCAGATCACTTCCAGACTCTATCGAAAATTTGTCTAACCTCCACACTCTGGACATCAAGCAAACCCAAATAGAGAAGCTACCACGAGGGGTTGTCAAGATCAAGAAGCTGCGGCACCTTTTGGCTGACAGATATGCTGATGAGAAGCAGGCAGAGTTCCGGTACTTTATTGGAGTGCAAGCACCTAAAGAGCTATCCAACTTGGAAGAACTGCAAACTCTCGAGACTGTGGAGTCCAACCCTGACTTGGCAGAGCAGCTGAAGAAACTGATGCAACTAAGAAGTGTGTGGATTGATAACATTAGTGCTGACGACTGTGCAAATCTGTTTGCTACCCTGTCAACCATGCCACTTCTTTCGAgcttgcttctttctgcaaaggatGCGAAGGAGGCGCTTTGCTTTGAGGCTCTCAAACCAAATTCTACATATCTACACAGGTTGATTACCAGAGGACAATGGGCCAAGGGAACACTAAATTGCCCGATCTTTCTCAAACATGGGATAAACCTCAAGTATCTAGCTATAAGCTGGTGTCACCTTGGGGAAGATCCACTGGGGATGATGGCACCGCACATGCCGAACCTCACATATCTTAGACTAAACAACATGCACAGTGCCAAAACTTTGGTTCTGTCTAAAGACTCCTTTCCCAACCTGAAGACACTTGTCTTAAAGCACATGCATGATGTCAGTGAGCTAAAAATTGTTGATGGCGCTCTTCCCTGCATTGATGGTTTGTACATTGTGTCGCTGTCGAAGCTCAATAAAGTCCCCCAAGGCATTGAATCCCTTGGCTCCCTTAAGAAGCTCTGGCTGCTAGGCTTGCACAAGGATTTCAGAACTCAATGGGGCACTGAAGGGATGCATCCGAAGATGGTACATGTTCCAGAGCTTCGTGTGTAG